In Sciurus carolinensis chromosome 17, mSciCar1.2, whole genome shotgun sequence, one genomic interval encodes:
- the Mpv17l2 gene encoding mpv17-like protein 2 yields MAPGGWQRLRGLWAAGQPLFQGRALLVTNTLGCGALMAAGDGARQSWEIRARPGQRFDPRRSASMFMVGCSMGPFLHYWYLWLDRLLPASGLRGLPNILKKVLVDQLVASPMLGVWYFVGLGCLEGQTLDESCQELRDKFWEFYKADWCVWPAAQLVNFLFVPPQFRVTYINGLTLGWDTYLSYLKYRIPGPLTSPGCVTLGTRTD; encoded by the exons ATGGCGCCGGGTGGCTGGCAGAGGCTGCGTGGTCTGTGGGCAGCCGGGCAGCCTCTGTTCCAGGGCCGTGCGCTTCTGGTCACCAACACTCTGGGCTGCGGCGCACTCATGGCAGCCGGTGATGGCGCACGCCAGTCCTGGGAGATCCGCGCCCGGCCTGGACAGAGGTTCGACCCACGGCGCTCAG CCAGCATGTTTATGGTGGGCTGCAGCATGGGCCCCTTCCTGCACTACTGGTACCTGTGGCTGGACCGCTTACTCCCCGCATCCGGCCTCCGAGGCCTCCCAAACATCCTCAAGAAGGTCCTCGTGGATCAGCTCGTAGCCTCTCCTATGCTGGGCGTCTGGTACTTCGTGG GCCTTGGCTGCCTGGAGGGCCAGACGCTGGACGAGAGCTGCCAAGAGCTGCGGGACAAGTTCTGGGAATTCTACAAG GCTGACTGGTGCGTGTGGCCCGCAGCGCAGCTGGTGAACTTCCTCTTCGTGCCTCCCCAGTTTCGGGTCACCTACATCAATGGTCTGACGCTAGGCTGGGACACATACCTGTCCTACCTGAAGTACCGG ATCCCAGGCCCTCTCACGTCCCcaggctgtgtgaccctgggcaccCGAACCGACTGA